A genomic stretch from Dissulfurispira thermophila includes:
- a CDS encoding bifunctional 5,10-methylenetetrahydrofolate dehydrogenase/5,10-methenyltetrahydrofolate cyclohydrolase, protein MSNIMEGKRLAENIKSNVKQKVEMLGNIGIDVGLALMLVGDNLSSKQYLSATLKACKATGIKPYEYRFPESVSMNELLNCVHAINNDERIHGLLVFFPLPKRINSRKIVNSILPEKDVDGLGSIPIGKFAAEESTLQLYSKQYDPSITQHLGFLPCTPFGVIRLLDYYDVEIKGKHAVVIGKSLAVGKPLSLMLLTKEATVTVCHRETKNLAEITRQADILCVAVGKPNLITDDMVKDGVIVVDIGINVLENGRVVGDVDFDSVSKKASLITPVPGGVGPVTIAMLLENTVKSAKARI, encoded by the coding sequence ATGTCAAATATAATGGAAGGGAAAAGGCTTGCAGAAAATATAAAAAGCAATGTAAAGCAAAAAGTTGAAATGCTCGGTAATATTGGTATAGATGTTGGTCTCGCATTAATGCTTGTAGGAGATAATCTATCATCAAAACAATACCTTTCTGCTACCTTAAAGGCATGTAAAGCCACAGGCATAAAGCCTTATGAATACAGATTCCCTGAATCAGTGAGTATGAATGAATTATTAAACTGTGTGCATGCCATAAATAATGATGAACGAATTCACGGACTGCTCGTATTTTTCCCACTTCCAAAGAGAATTAATAGCAGAAAAATAGTAAATTCAATACTTCCTGAAAAAGATGTCGATGGTCTCGGCTCTATACCAATAGGAAAATTTGCAGCAGAGGAATCAACCTTACAACTCTATTCAAAGCAATATGATCCATCAATAACACAACATCTTGGATTTCTTCCATGCACCCCCTTTGGAGTAATAAGATTACTTGACTACTATGATGTGGAAATAAAAGGAAAACATGCTGTTGTAATAGGGAAAAGCCTTGCTGTAGGGAAGCCTTTATCTCTCATGCTTCTGACAAAAGAGGCAACTGTTACTGTCTGCCACAGAGAAACGAAAAATCTTGCCGAAATAACGCGCCAGGCTGACATCCTGTGCGTTGCTGTAGGCAAGCCAAATCTCATTACTGATGACATGGTAAAAGACGGGGTCATTGTCGTTGATATAGGGATAAATGTACTTGAAAACGGACGCGTAGTTGGTGATGTAGATTTTGATAGCGTATCAAAAAAGGCATCCCTGATTACTCCGGTGCCGGGTGGCGTAGGACCAGTAACTATAGCAATGCTCCTTGAAAACACAGTAAAATCAGCAAAGGCAAGGATTTAA
- the mqnE gene encoding aminofutalosine synthase MqnE: protein MLGLIKDKVLSGQRLVEKDAIRLFQSDDIFTIGRLASYVAEKKNNKNAYFIINRHVNPTNICINRCKFCAFSRSKGEEGAYELTIEEIIEKLKDGHGSQVTGHGFSEVHIVGGLHPDWHFEYYLDMLSSIKKEFPHIAIKAFTAVEVDYMSKISGLSLEETLIALKKNGLDLMPGGGAEIFSEGVRNKLCPEKISGDRWLEVMEIAHRVGIKTNATMLYGHLEGIEDRVKHLLKLRDLQDKTGGFQAFIPLAYHPKNTEIGGFYSSGIDDLKTIAISRLVLDNFDHIKAYWIMLGEKISQVALLFGADDVDGTIIEEKITHSAGAMSEEGMTREELIYLIKKAGKVPVQRDAFYNPIDRGLM, encoded by the coding sequence ATGCTCGGTTTGATAAAAGATAAAGTGCTATCAGGGCAAAGGCTGGTGGAGAAAGATGCTATCAGATTATTTCAGAGTGATGACATTTTCACCATTGGCAGACTCGCATCATATGTAGCAGAAAAGAAAAACAACAAAAACGCTTATTTTATAATTAACAGGCATGTAAATCCTACCAATATCTGCATAAATAGATGTAAATTCTGTGCCTTTAGCCGCTCAAAGGGAGAAGAAGGCGCATATGAATTGACGATTGAGGAAATTATTGAAAAACTAAAAGACGGTCACGGGTCACAGGTCACAGGTCACGGTTTTTCAGAAGTTCATATAGTTGGTGGTCTTCATCCTGACTGGCATTTTGAATACTATCTTGATATGCTTTCATCCATAAAAAAGGAATTTCCGCATATTGCCATCAAGGCATTCACAGCAGTAGAGGTTGATTATATGTCAAAGATAAGTGGCTTAAGCCTTGAAGAGACATTGATAGCACTCAAAAAAAACGGTCTTGACTTGATGCCGGGTGGAGGTGCAGAGATATTTTCAGAAGGTGTAAGAAATAAACTATGTCCTGAGAAGATTTCAGGAGACAGGTGGCTTGAGGTAATGGAGATTGCACACCGGGTTGGAATAAAGACTAATGCAACTATGCTTTATGGCCATCTCGAAGGCATTGAAGACAGAGTTAAACATCTCTTGAAACTCAGGGACTTGCAAGATAAAACAGGTGGATTCCAGGCATTCATTCCCCTTGCATATCATCCGAAGAATACCGAGATAGGCGGATTCTATTCATCAGGTATAGATGATTTAAAGACAATTGCTATAAGCAGACTCGTCCTTGATAATTTTGACCATATCAAGGCTTACTGGATAATGTTAGGCGAGAAAATCTCTCAAGTTGCACTCTTATTTGGCGCAGATGATGTTGATGGCACAATCATAGAAGAAAAGATAACGCACTCTGCAGGTGCAATGTCAGAAGAAGGAATGACAAGAGAAGAGTTGATATATCTTATAAAAAAGGCAGGCAAAGTGCCTGTGCAGAGAGATGCATTTTATAATCCGATAGACAGAGGTTTGATGTAA
- a CDS encoding HEAT repeat domain-containing protein, translating into MDKNQETGNDEELKTMILDYMERGFLENIIDMFKHDENLFPLIIDMIKDERMRVKLGVTALVEELIRYKPEPLIRMIPAIAELLQDENPTVRGDGANLLDIIGHKDALPFLLNAQSDTDANVREIVRDAIQNIQLLS; encoded by the coding sequence ATGGATAAAAATCAGGAAACAGGAAATGATGAAGAACTCAAGACGATGATTCTGGATTATATGGAAAGGGGATTTCTTGAAAATATTATTGATATGTTCAAACACGATGAGAACCTTTTCCCTCTAATAATCGATATGATTAAAGATGAAAGGATGAGGGTAAAATTAGGTGTGACAGCACTTGTTGAGGAGTTAATAAGATATAAACCAGAGCCTCTTATTAGGATGATACCAGCTATTGCAGAACTCCTTCAGGATGAAAATCCTACTGTCAGAGGTGATGGAGCAAATCTCCTTGATATAATAGGTCATAAAGATGCATTGCCTTTTCTCTTGAATGCCCAGAGTGATACTGATGCAAATGTAAGAGAAATAGTCAGAGATGCAATTCAGAATATTCAATTACTATCTTAA
- the pyk gene encoding pyruvate kinase, giving the protein MRRAKIVCTIGPVSSNRKVIRELIKGGMDVARLNFSHGDQETHQRVAAIVREEAIKQNKIVSILQDLQGIKIRLSDVEGGSAVLKTGEEVFLRYGNEASNKNNLFISYPALLKDVKDGDSILIDDGLIKLVVRGRTRNALIARVVEGGIVKSKKGVNLPASRTTLPAFTEKDRRDLEFGLKISVDYVAISFVRTAEDIKLVMDWAKRKKVRLPSIIAKIEKPESLDNIEEIMGMVDGIMVARGDLGVEMPTEKVPVIQKMLIDLANRKGKFVITATQMLESMTQHTRPTRAEATDVANAVLDGTDALMLSAETTVGKYPVESVKMMDTIIRYTESNAISRMTSTYQIGNTFSEAIADGACKAAHDTNAKAIIVFTHSGYTAMLISKLRPRVPIIAFTPNERVLRRIPLYWGTSAKLIRHRNIEVLDARFMLEIESSLIKERLIKKGDSIVFVASSPFLGKPNIIRLHKL; this is encoded by the coding sequence ATGAGAAGAGCCAAGATAGTTTGCACAATAGGACCTGTATCCAGCAATAGAAAGGTAATCAGAGAATTAATCAAAGGTGGCATGGATGTTGCCCGATTGAACTTTTCTCATGGAGATCAAGAGACCCACCAAAGAGTTGCAGCCATTGTTCGAGAAGAAGCAATAAAGCAGAATAAGATTGTGTCTATTCTTCAAGACCTACAAGGTATAAAAATAAGGTTGAGTGATGTAGAAGGTGGCAGCGCGGTCCTGAAAACGGGAGAAGAAGTCTTTCTTCGTTATGGCAATGAGGCAAGTAATAAAAATAATTTGTTTATTAGTTACCCAGCTTTATTAAAGGATGTAAAAGATGGCGACAGCATTCTTATAGATGATGGACTTATAAAGCTCGTTGTTAGGGGAAGAACAAGAAATGCACTGATTGCAAGAGTTGTAGAGGGTGGAATTGTGAAGTCCAAAAAAGGTGTTAATCTGCCCGCTTCAAGGACGACATTGCCCGCTTTTACAGAAAAGGATAGGCGAGACCTCGAATTCGGACTTAAAATTAGTGTTGATTATGTTGCAATCTCTTTTGTAAGGACAGCGGAGGATATAAAGCTCGTAATGGATTGGGCAAAGAGAAAAAAGGTGAGGCTCCCGTCCATAATAGCAAAGATAGAGAAACCAGAGTCACTGGATAATATTGAAGAAATCATGGGCATGGTTGATGGAATTATGGTTGCAAGGGGAGATCTTGGTGTGGAGATGCCTACAGAAAAGGTGCCTGTAATACAGAAGATGCTTATAGACCTCGCAAACAGAAAAGGGAAGTTTGTAATAACAGCTACACAGATGCTCGAATCCATGACACAGCATACAAGGCCTACGAGGGCAGAGGCAACAGATGTTGCAAATGCAGTTTTAGACGGCACAGACGCATTGATGCTTTCTGCTGAAACAACGGTCGGCAAATATCCGGTTGAATCTGTGAAAATGATGGATACGATAATAAGATACACTGAATCAAATGCCATCAGCCGTATGACATCTACATATCAGATTGGTAATACCTTTTCAGAGGCAATTGCAGATGGGGCATGTAAGGCAGCGCATGATACCAATGCAAAGGCAATAATAGTATTTACTCACTCAGGCTATACAGCAATGCTCATCTCAAAACTGCGGCCACGTGTGCCAATAATAGCCTTTACGCCTAATGAAAGGGTATTAAGAAGGATTCCGCTTTACTGGGGAACCTCTGCAAAATTAATAAGGCACCGTAATATTGAAGTTCTCGATGCGAGATTTATGCTTGAGATAGAAAGCTCTCTTATAAAAGAACGATTGATCAAAAAAGGCGACAGCATTGTATTTGTTGCGAGTTCTCCGTTTTTGGGAAAACCAAATATCATCAGGCTGCACAAGCTTTAA
- the pyrE gene encoding orotate phosphoribosyltransferase, translating to MRDRLIELIYKRAFKYSEDPVFKLTSGKMSNYYFNCKMVTLNPEGMYLIGNIIFDMIKDLYVKAIGGLTLGADPIADAVAYTSYLRERPIEAFVVRKNAKSHGTMQWIEGYVKAGDRVVIVDDVITTGKSTIEAITRTREAGLDIVKVIALVDRQEGGYENIMEELKDIRVDYKLVEAIVTRDDVMGLYKL from the coding sequence ATGAGAGACAGGCTTATAGAACTTATTTACAAAAGGGCATTTAAATATAGTGAAGATCCAGTATTTAAGCTGACTTCTGGAAAAATGAGTAATTACTATTTTAATTGTAAGATGGTAACACTTAATCCAGAGGGTATGTATCTGATAGGCAATATTATTTTTGATATGATAAAAGACCTTTATGTTAAAGCTATTGGTGGTCTTACCCTCGGCGCAGATCCGATAGCAGATGCAGTTGCCTATACATCTTACTTAAGAGAAAGACCTATTGAGGCATTTGTTGTAAGGAAAAATGCGAAGTCTCATGGAACCATGCAATGGATTGAAGGTTATGTGAAGGCAGGGGATAGGGTTGTTATTGTTGATGATGTCATCACTACAGGCAAGTCAACTATCGAGGCTATAACGAGGACAAGGGAGGCGGGTCTTGATATTGTTAAGGTGATAGCCCTTGTTGACAGACAGGAAGGTGGATATGAAAATATAATGGAAGAATTGAAGGATATAAGAGTTGACTATAAACTTGTGGAAGCTATTGTAACAAGGGATGACGTGATGGGGTTATATAAGCTGTAA
- the mqnB gene encoding futalosine hydrolase, which yields MPLGIITSTQIEADLVTRLLIERNDFFIQGKYFYKGILGQNTDVVVCICGVGKANAAHGTTLLIERFKIDTLYVIGVGGAYPSSGLKIGDIVIAEKEIYGDEGLATRSGVKEKNKINFYTMDKINIPLCIADGIEYYNEFPMSLPKKVKIQSSDFKVKTGNFITVSTCTGILERGMELEKRFDAICENMEGAAVAHICALSKIPVIEIRGISNIIDDRAAEPLSKIDIIKAAENAQRFLLQLI from the coding sequence ATGCCATTAGGAATCATTACATCAACTCAAATAGAGGCTGATTTAGTCACAAGACTCCTAATTGAGAGAAACGATTTTTTCATTCAGGGTAAATATTTTTACAAAGGCATTCTTGGGCAGAATACAGATGTTGTAGTCTGCATATGTGGTGTTGGAAAAGCCAATGCTGCACATGGGACAACGCTCTTGATAGAAAGATTCAAGATAGACACTTTATATGTTATAGGTGTTGGAGGTGCATATCCATCCTCAGGATTAAAGATTGGGGATATAGTTATTGCAGAAAAGGAGATATACGGCGATGAAGGATTAGCAACAAGGTCAGGAGTTAAGGAAAAAAACAAAATAAACTTTTACACGATGGATAAAATCAATATCCCGCTCTGCATAGCAGATGGGATTGAATACTATAATGAATTCCCAATGTCTCTCCCTAAAAAAGTCAAGATTCAAAGTTCAGACTTCAAGGTAAAAACTGGCAACTTTATCACGGTCTCTACATGCACAGGTATTTTAGAGAGAGGCATGGAATTAGAAAAAAGATTTGACGCAATTTGCGAGAATATGGAGGGTGCTGCAGTAGCCCACATATGCGCACTATCAAAGATCCCTGTGATAGAAATACGAGGAATAAGTAATATAATTGACGATAGAGCAGCAGAGCCACTCAGCAAAATAGACATCATCAAAGCGGCAGAGAATGCACAGAGATTTCTTTTACAGCTTATATAA
- the nadB gene encoding L-aspartate oxidase, producing MQTIHTDFLVIGSGVAGLRAAIELARHGSVIVITKDIPTESSTEYAQGGVAVALSDEDEVGIHFEDTIRAGDGLCRESAVKVLVEEGPSRILELIEWGAEFDREGTKLSFTIEAAHSRRRILHAHGDSTGKELERVLINKVKTLENIQRLQFCTAIDLIVVDGKCHGVYALKSQGIGFVGSELIAVYAKATILATGGAGQVFSRTTNPSVATGDGMAIAYRAGAILEDMEFVQFHPTVLFAPSAPQFLLSEAMRGEGAILRNVYKEPFMKNYHPDAELAPRDIVSRAIISEMVRTGSSYVYLDLTHRDSEFIKKRFPRIYATCLRYDLDITKDLIPVSPAAHYMMGGVKTDLDGATNIERLYAAGEVACTGVHGANRLASNSLLEGLVYGYRAGRAAAQSIRGLGDEKIRRSETRNIQTSQPLNSSTSFEMQEIRTSLRRLMWEKVGIIRCGTSLNEAMEKLSTWKYIFEMDFNTRRGLELKNMLTVGLLITWAALERKGSVGAHYRTDFKERGENWQRHISVKKADL from the coding sequence ATGCAAACCATTCATACAGATTTTCTTGTTATTGGTAGCGGTGTTGCGGGCCTCAGAGCGGCTATAGAGCTTGCGCGGCACGGCAGTGTTATTGTCATCACTAAAGATATACCTACAGAAAGCAGCACAGAGTACGCACAAGGAGGAGTAGCAGTTGCATTAAGCGATGAAGACGAAGTCGGCATCCATTTTGAAGACACAATAAGGGCAGGTGATGGTTTGTGCAGAGAAAGTGCAGTAAAGGTGCTTGTAGAAGAAGGTCCATCAAGAATCCTTGAACTTATAGAATGGGGTGCAGAATTTGACAGAGAGGGAACAAAATTATCTTTTACTATAGAGGCAGCACATTCAAGGAGAAGGATACTACATGCCCATGGAGACTCCACAGGTAAAGAACTGGAAAGGGTGCTTATAAATAAGGTCAAGACATTGGAAAATATACAAAGGCTTCAATTTTGCACAGCAATTGATCTTATTGTTGTGGATGGAAAATGTCATGGAGTATATGCATTAAAGAGTCAGGGCATTGGATTTGTTGGTAGTGAATTGATTGCTGTTTATGCTAAGGCAACAATACTTGCAACAGGCGGTGCGGGACAGGTTTTTTCAAGGACAACAAATCCTTCTGTTGCAACAGGCGATGGTATGGCTATTGCTTATAGGGCTGGAGCTATTTTAGAAGACATGGAATTTGTTCAATTTCATCCTACTGTGCTTTTTGCACCCTCTGCCCCACAGTTTCTTTTGAGTGAGGCTATGAGGGGTGAGGGAGCAATCCTGAGAAATGTATATAAAGAGCCTTTTATGAAAAATTACCATCCTGATGCAGAACTTGCGCCAAGGGATATTGTATCGAGGGCTATTATATCAGAGATGGTAAGGACAGGCAGTAGCTATGTATATCTTGATCTTACTCATAGGGATTCAGAATTTATTAAAAAAAGGTTTCCGAGGATTTATGCCACATGTTTGAGGTATGACCTTGATATAACGAAGGATCTGATACCTGTTTCACCAGCAGCGCATTATATGATGGGAGGGGTTAAAACAGACCTTGATGGTGCAACAAATATAGAGAGATTGTATGCAGCGGGGGAGGTTGCATGCACAGGGGTTCATGGTGCAAATAGGCTTGCAAGCAATAGCCTTCTTGAAGGACTTGTATATGGATATAGGGCGGGAAGGGCAGCAGCCCAGAGCATAAGAGGATTAGGAGATGAGAAGATAAGAAGATCAGAGACCAGAAATATCCAAACCTCTCAACCTCTCAACTCCTCAACTTCTTTTGAAATGCAAGAGATAAGGACATCGCTCAGAAGACTTATGTGGGAAAAGGTGGGGATAATAAGATGTGGCACTTCCCTCAATGAAGCAATGGAGAAATTATCTACTTGGAAATATATATTCGAAATGGATTTTAATACGAGACGAGGGCTTGAGTTAAAGAATATGCTCACTGTGGGACTTCTGATAACATGGGCAGCATTGGAAAGGAAAGGCAGTGTTGGTGCCCATTATAGGACAGACTTTAAGGAAAGGGGAGAAAACTGGCAGAGGCATATAAGTGTGAAGAAGGCAGATTTATGA
- a CDS encoding c(7)-type cytochrome triheme domain-containing protein has protein sequence MKIILGRIFVILLIMFFIVGIATAVPIGRVLEWKTGISTVVFDGGIHAQNGFKCSDCHPDPFMMKKGYAKMKMVEIIKGKYCGKCHDGVKAFASNKAEFCARCHKKM, from the coding sequence ATGAAGATTATATTAGGTCGGATTTTTGTTATATTACTGATTATGTTTTTTATTGTTGGTATCGCTACTGCGGTTCCGATTGGGAGGGTTCTGGAGTGGAAGACTGGGATAAGCACGGTTGTTTTTGATGGCGGTATCCATGCTCAAAATGGTTTTAAATGCAGTGACTGTCATCCTGACCCGTTTATGATGAAAAAAGGATATGCAAAAATGAAGATGGTCGAGATAATAAAAGGGAAGTATTGCGGTAAATGCCATGACGGAGTGAAGGCATTTGCTTCAAATAAAGCAGAATTTTGTGCACGATGCCATAAGAAGATGTAA
- the mqnC gene encoding cyclic dehypoxanthinyl futalosine synthase, whose translation MNRIDKQTALKLLKNSDLLELGERADNIRKNLHPEGVVTFIVDRNINYTNVCINKCKFCAFYRDVESPDAYLLDKDEIFKKIDETIALGGTQILLQGGIHPELGLDYYTDLLKSIKERYSINIHGFSPPEITYLSERHNLTIRETLVILRQAGLDSIPGGGAEILSDRVREILSPNKIKSSQWLRVMEEAHKIGMRTTATMMFGSVEEPEDIIEHLDAIRKLQDKTRGFTAFIPWSFQPKNTEIGSLFTAHGSRFCGATAVDYLRVLALSRIYLDNVKNIQASWVTQGLKMAQVALRFGANDFGSTMIEENVVRATGVSYTVSKEDIIQAIKSAEFKAAQRDTYYNLIKEF comes from the coding sequence ATGAATAGGATAGACAAACAAACAGCATTAAAACTCCTAAAAAACTCCGATCTACTCGAACTTGGAGAAAGGGCTGATAACATCAGAAAAAATCTCCATCCTGAAGGAGTTGTCACATTTATTGTTGATAGGAATATCAATTACACAAATGTCTGCATCAATAAGTGTAAATTCTGCGCATTTTATAGGGATGTAGAAAGCCCTGACGCCTATCTTTTAGATAAAGATGAGATATTTAAAAAGATAGACGAGACCATTGCACTCGGGGGAACACAGATACTCTTACAAGGAGGGATACATCCTGAGCTTGGATTGGACTACTATACTGACCTTCTGAAATCGATTAAAGAGAGATATTCTATAAACATTCACGGTTTTTCGCCGCCTGAAATAACCTATCTTTCTGAAAGGCACAATCTTACAATAAGAGAGACGCTTGTAATATTAAGACAGGCTGGATTGGATTCAATACCTGGAGGAGGTGCTGAGATACTTTCAGACAGGGTGCGCGAGATCTTAAGCCCTAATAAGATAAAATCATCCCAATGGCTCAGGGTTATGGAAGAGGCTCATAAAATCGGCATGAGGACAACAGCAACCATGATGTTCGGCAGTGTTGAGGAACCGGAAGATATTATTGAACACCTCGATGCCATAAGAAAGTTGCAAGATAAGACAAGGGGATTTACAGCATTTATACCGTGGTCATTTCAGCCCAAGAATACAGAGATTGGTTCGCTGTTCACGGCTCATGGTTCACGGTTTTGTGGTGCCACGGCTGTTGATTATCTCAGGGTCTTGGCACTATCGCGCATATATCTTGATAATGTAAAGAACATTCAGGCATCATGGGTAACTCAGGGATTAAAGATGGCTCAGGTAGCATTGAGATTTGGTGCAAATGACTTTGGTTCTACAATGATTGAAGAAAATGTTGTAAGAGCGACAGGGGTCAGTTATACGGTGTCAAAAGAGGATATAATACAAGCAATAAAGAGTGCAGAATTTAAGGCTGCACAGAGGGATACATATTATAATTTGATAAAGGAGTTTTAG
- a CDS encoding NAD(P)/FAD-dependent oxidoreductase: protein MSGDLYDVIIIGGGPAGLSAAQYASRAKLKTVVIDKSSTSGALAFASLIENYPGICEPMTGKELLNIFRRQAIDFGAEYVEAQVIGVSLEGEVKHVFTMDKTYEGKTVIIATGSMGRKPTIRGEAEFLGRGVSYCAVCDAAFFKGKIVCVLGDSEEALKEAGYLTKFAETVYLISPSKKLKVYSEHPSLNIQNLKIILGSTVTSIEGDELVEKIRLKDTDGNESVIELSGVFVYLHGSKPVIDFLQGAVEISEDECVATNKMMETNIPGVFSAGDVTCTEVRQVVVAAAHGCIAALSAEKYIFHRKRRRYDWHG from the coding sequence ATGTCAGGAGATTTGTATGATGTGATTATAATTGGTGGTGGTCCGGCAGGGTTGAGTGCAGCACAATATGCGTCAAGAGCAAAATTAAAAACAGTTGTCATAGATAAGTCATCAACATCTGGTGCCCTTGCATTTGCAAGCCTTATAGAGAATTATCCCGGAATATGTGAGCCTATGACAGGTAAAGAATTGCTAAATATATTTCGTAGGCAGGCAATAGATTTTGGAGCTGAATATGTTGAGGCACAAGTTATAGGGGTCTCGCTTGAAGGGGAAGTAAAGCATGTCTTTACAATGGACAAGACATATGAGGGCAAGACAGTTATTATTGCCACAGGCTCTATGGGAAGGAAGCCAACTATTAGGGGAGAGGCTGAATTTTTAGGCAGAGGTGTAAGTTACTGTGCTGTCTGTGACGCAGCATTTTTTAAAGGCAAGATAGTATGTGTTTTAGGTGACTCTGAGGAGGCCTTGAAAGAGGCAGGGTATTTAACAAAGTTTGCAGAGACTGTTTATCTCATATCACCATCTAAAAAATTGAAGGTTTATAGCGAGCATCCCTCGTTAAATATCCAGAATCTGAAGATCATTTTAGGTAGCACAGTAACATCAATAGAGGGAGATGAACTTGTAGAAAAGATAAGATTAAAAGATACAGATGGAAATGAAAGTGTTATTGAACTTTCGGGGGTGTTTGTGTATCTTCATGGGAGTAAGCCTGTTATTGATTTTCTACAAGGTGCAGTAGAGATTTCAGAGGATGAGTGTGTGGCAACCAACAAAATGATGGAGACAAATATCCCCGGTGTATTTAGCGCGGGCGATGTAACATGCACAGAGGTAAGGCAGGTTGTGGTTGCCGCAGCGCATGGCTGTATTGCTGCACTTTCTGCAGAAAAGTATATCTTTCACAGAAAAAGGAGAAGATACGACTGGCATGGATAA
- a CDS encoding OsmC family protein, translated as MSEERLEESLKGYKEKINPIVKATLSWDRDLIFVGRTNEGYEIEFDAHVQWGCKPTDALLLSLAGCMAIDVVMFLQKMKAEIANFKIDIIGERNATPPQYFKAVEMILNIAGKNLDPKRVERAISLSHEKYCSVYNSLRKDMDVRVKYILEEKEPAKKISD; from the coding sequence ATGTCTGAGGAAAGGCTCGAAGAATCACTGAAAGGTTATAAAGAAAAGATTAATCCTATAGTAAAGGCAACATTATCATGGGACAGAGATCTTATATTTGTCGGCAGAACCAATGAAGGATACGAGATAGAATTTGATGCCCATGTGCAGTGGGGGTGCAAACCAACAGATGCATTACTTCTAAGCCTAGCAGGCTGCATGGCAATTGATGTGGTGATGTTTCTTCAAAAAATGAAGGCAGAGATAGCTAACTTTAAGATAGATATTATCGGAGAAAGGAATGCTACACCCCCACAATATTTTAAGGCAGTAGAGATGATATTAAACATAGCAGGCAAAAACTTAGATCCCAAAAGGGTTGAACGGGCAATATCGCTCTCTCATGAAAAATATTGCTCTGTTTATAACTCATTGAGAAAAGATATGGATGTAAGAGTTAAATATATTCTTGAAGAGAAAGAACCAGCAAAAAAAATAAGTGACTAA